In the Acomys russatus chromosome 20, mAcoRus1.1, whole genome shotgun sequence genome, CTATAataggatccgatgccctctctCTGGAGTACAGATGTGCATGATGACAGAGGACtcatatacagaaataaatacatctttgccGGGATGTGGTGGcccacggctttaatcccagcattcaggaggcagaggcaggtggatctctgtgagttcaaggccagcctggtctacaaagagagttccaggacagccagggatacacagagaaactctgtctcaaaaaacaaacaaacaaaagattttaaTAAATGTAAGGCAGAGGATTCGTTGGTCAAGAAACCAGGACAATGTAAAcgtcccttttctctctcttaggCATTAGACAAAGAGGCGAGCTACTCGGAGCACTGCCAGAGTTCCAGAGATACCCACTGCTAGGGATGAGCACGTTTGGGCTGTGGCTATGCCAGAGTTGTACGCCTCCGAGTGGGATTCAGTGTCCAAAAAGGGATTTCCTTTAAACGACAGGTTACCCACCTCGGGCAGCTCATCTGGCCTAGGTTTCCTATCCAGTCTGTTGTAACTGAGATCCAGCACGCTGAGCTTGGCTGGCAACCCCTTAGGTACTTGCTTCAGCTCAGTGAAAGACAGATTAAGCGAGTTTAGCTTCCTAGGCCAGTCACATCTCTGAGCGCCTGCAGTCTCCCTCAGTGAATTGTGACTAAGGTCCAGTTCTTGCAGCTGCATGCTTGCTAAGGTAGCTAGCGCAGAGCACACGCCGCTGGGCGTCTCCATCCCCGCGTTGCGCAGCGCTAAAACTTGGAGTGCCGGAAACTTGTGCGGACAGAGAGCGGAGCTCAGTCCTCTCTCGCCCAGTTCGGGGTTATCAGACAAGTCTAAGGTGACAAGGCCCGGAAAGATGCGTACCTGTTCACAGGAAAagttgagtgtgtgtgcgtgggcaATATGCAGTACCTTGAGTCCAGGCTTTAGCCACTGTTGCAGTTCTGCGAGCCAGGTATCCCTTGTAGCCCACGACACGTTGCGGAGGCTCAAGGTGTTGAGATCGGGTCCCGAGGATTCCACAAGCGGCGGCAGCGCTGTGCCAGTTACCTCGAGGTTTTCAAGAATCAGTTCCTGGAGGCCGGAATACCCAAGCACACGCAGGACTCCGAATAGAATCGGAGCAGGAACCCGCGCGGCCCGCACGGTAAGCCGCTGCCAGGGCAGAGCCCCGACAACATCAGCGTACTGCCCTAGGCTTGCTTCCGTGTCCACACGCTTCAGAAAGTGTTCCAGGCTACGGCCGCCCCCGTAGAACTCTACGTCCACCGCCCCGGTACACAGGAAAGCGCTGGACCAATCCGGCGCCGGACCCGAGAAGTCGCAGGCGCAGCGGATGCCGTCCTCATCCAGCTCGCAGGGCTCTGGGGTGGCGGGAGAGGCATGcaccagtggcagcagcagcagcaacaagcaGACCACATGCTCCTGAGGAGACAGCAGGGGTCAGGGAGACTCCAACCAGTCCCTGAGATTCCTCGGGGTGGCCCCAGTTCCATCCCAAGACCATCTGACTCACCATGGTCGGTAGATTCGGAGCGTTTCAACAGCCTAGACCCTCTCAGAAAAAAAGGCTTCAGTTTCTTTGCTGTACAGCCGTTCTCTGGTTTCCAGGTTCCACACGCTTATTTGACCAATTTGGCAGCCCCTGTGAGTTTATGTAATCCTGGGGTGTcaccctgtcccctcctctgtgAACTCTAGTCGCTTccccacttctcttcctcctaaCAGCCCTACTCACTTCTAGTAAATATTGCACTGAAGTATTTTGCAGGGAGGGACCAAAGCAGGAAGAATTCTTCATGGCATTGGGGCATTTTGTGCCAGAGGAATGACCTAAGCGCCTCGAGTTTGTCTGGTACATACAGGAAAAGGATGAGCCATACCGATGCCTTAGATCAGTGCTCTGTTGCCAAATCCCGGGGTTTGAGCTCCATTTCCCCGTAGTCTTAGTTACTAGCAAGTTCCCACTATGCAAACCCAAGCCCTTGGTTTTCCTCTTCAAGAGTATTGTGAACTTATCTATTTATCGCGAAttgtgacctttaaaaaaaaaaatctatggttcCAGAGGAGAATAAAGCTCAAGACTGAGAATTAGTGTAAGAGCAAtcctcccatctccccatctTATTCCCTTGTTTAATAATTTGGtctcttcccaccctctctcctccttcttgccCATGTTCTTTCACTCTAGTAGCCCAatctggccaggaactcactgtggcgtagctggccttgaactcatgattttcctcctgcctttgcctcccaaatgctaggatgacaggcaggaGACACCATGTCCAGCTGTTTAATAATTTTCTTGAAAAAGCTAGCTAGGCTAgcggggcacgcctttaatcccagcgtttaagaagcagaggcaggtggatctctgtgagttcaaggccagcctggtccacaaagagagttgcagaacagccaggactatatcgagagaccttgtttcataaaggaaacaaagcaaaatgtgtTATTTGATAGCGATACACTGACCAAATCACACTGTCATGTACGTTTCTAAAATTGTGAGGCAAGAtctatttgttattgttgttgttgttgttgttattttgagagggtttcactatatagcccaggctgctctggaactcactatgtagaccaagctagcctagaactcacagagatccatctgcctccacctactgggattaaaagcatgtgtcactcTGCCCAACTACAGCAAAGTGTTTCCTAAAGCAGTAAGACACCTCAGATATTCTCACTTTTTTCTCATCTTGACCAAGAAATTCAAAGTGCCTTTGAAAATCTGTCTTTGTTagatgttgtttctttttctgaaccCAGTTAGGACCTTACATGATTCTGGGCATTGACAGAGGTATTTAGGCTGTTAAGACACCAAAGAAAACTAGCCCCAGCTGTTAAGCCTCCAACCCCCATACAGACTCCCTGTGACACAGACTAGGAGGAACATCTTCCTCTTACTGTCCGTCTTGAGGATGCTGCAGCCCTTCTTGGTAGGTAAGTTTTTTAGTAAATGCTTTAGGTGGCTCATCCAAGCATTTGGTGCTTATTTCTTTGGAAACCCACCGACCCCAGTCTCTAAAGTCTGAAGGCATTTCCTTGTGAGGACTCCCTTGCAACTAactgctctttgtgtgtgtgggggggtaacCCCAGCTTCCAATTTGGCCTAAAAGAAGCATTTTCCATTTACAATTTGCTTTCCTGTTTTCCCTCCCAAGAACAATTCCAGTGAACTTGGAAGTGAGGGCTGGACTATGTTGAATGAGAATTAACTAGTATATCACTTGTAATaatagaggaaaagaaacaagcgTCCCATGGGTAGAAGACTGCAACCATACAATTATAACAGCCCTCACAGGTTTGTATCCCTTTTCGGGAAAGTCCCATTtgggaactctgtgtgtgtgtgtgtgtgtgtgtgtgttaggaggtGCATGCTCTTATTCATATAGAAGTTGACACTACTGTCTTTATCCATCACTCGaatccttatttatttactttatttttgtatttattctctcatatattacatcccgaCTGCTGtaccctccttctctttccagctcctcctctctgcactcccctcccccgccacttTCTTATTTTAGACAAGGCCtttcagagatccccctgcctctgcctcctgggtcctgggattacagggacgTGCCACATTTTCACAGACATGTTAATTGATGAATAGCTGTATGCCTGCTCTTTATCCAAACAAGGAAACGTCGGACCATACAGCCCATTGTGTACCCTGTTGAGCGTTCCCTATATTCCGAGTCATGCCCCAGATCCAGGCGAGGTCACTGTGACATCCCTGAGACCTCTGGTAAGTCCAGCTGACTATACACATAATTAAGAGATAGcatgggtggtggcacacgcctttggtcccagcactggggaggcagaggcaggcagatctctgtgagttcgaggccagcctggtctatagagcaagttccaggacagccagggcaacacaaaaaccctgtctctgtctcaaaaaaccaaaaaaaaaaaaaaaaagaaaaagaaaaaaaaaaaagaaaagaaaagaaaaagaaaaagaaaaagaaagaaagaaaagagctagCATGGAATCCTATCGCTGCTGCTGAGGTTGCGAGACCTGGGCTAATTTCTTGAGCTCATGTATCAggattcctttctctccctcgtcctccctccctccctcccttcttctgttATAGGATCTTTGACCCCATTGTGATCCCTGGCATTGTGAATTGTGaaaacttgtcttttgtttggtgtggttgatgcctagcgcacacctttaatccaaaagctctctgtacacaggatttaataaagttaaccttaggtcaagaggtggaacaagaaaccagctgacagggattaaagagtaggggggactttgagttgaggggtttAAAACtgcatgtagaagtagaaggggtctttgATGTTCTAGTCCTTGGTGCTTCTTTGGGCTTGGGGTTTTagcttggctcttagctctctagctcttgagctcctcggCTGCTTGGCCTTTGaatttttgagctttgagctagcgaacctttgtccttggttggtttggggtttttgttgttgttgtttttttttgccgttcctcctgggctgtcagctgagctagtgagccttttttggccttttccacctaaatgtgagctgagtaggaaggtcagctgggtgctttctctgcctctctgagctagcaggtttcactacagcatctggctcctgagtctttattggtaaaatggaaTGATCAGGggttttcaatctctttctctctctctctctctctctctctctctctctctctctctctgtgtgtgtgtgtgtgtgtctgtctgtctgtctctgtctctctctctctgtgtgtctgtctctgtctgtctgtctgtctgtctgtgtctctctgtatacacatgtgtgcatgtgaaggccagaggttgatgtccagtgtcatcatcatcatcttcttccttcttcctcctccaccttctttttggtttttttgagacagggtttttctatttagccttggctgtcctggactcacttaaaaaaaaaagatttatttatttattgtgtacacagtattctgcttgcatgtacacctgcacatcagaatagggcaccagatcttattatagatgattgtgagccaacatgttgttgctgggaattgaactcaggacctttggaagagcagccagtgctcttagcctctgagccatctctccagcccctggactcactttgtaaaccaggctggcctcaaactcagagatcctcctaagtgccgggattaaaggcatgggccgccACACCCAGCCAGTGTCTTTTTCTGTTGCACTCCATTTTATTTGTGTAaatcaaggtctctcactgaacctggatctcactATTTTGGCAATGTTGGCTGGCcctgagatcttcctgtctctgcctcattcCAAGAgctggggacaccagagttccaCTTGTCTTACTAACTCCAGTGATGAggctccaaactcaggtcctcacatgcTTGCAAAATAGTTATCCTCCGAGCTGTCTCCCTAACCAGACTCCTACTTTAAAAGCCAAGAGGATGGTAGTGCAGGGTGTGGAGCTGGTTCTTGCAGAGTTACTGGTGTTGTCAGACAGATGGATGCAGAAGGCAGTTTGGGCAGTGGTAACTGTCTGGATGGACACATCAGGCAGGACATAGCTTTGTCAGGGACCTCATCTCATCCTCTCCACCAGGAGTTAGATATGGGGTTAAGAGGCTGACTTGGGGCCAGcaagtggtaaagtgcttgccacaaaagCCTAACATCTGAGTTCAATGACCAGAACCTACATACATAAAAGtataaggagagaaccaactccgtGGCCTTGCCCTTGTGCCTTCACACATGTACAGTGGCCTCTCTCCCATCGATTCAGAGGAAAGGGAGGCGCTGCCACTGCTGCAAGCTTGTTGCGAGAGGAAGGGGTCCAGACACTGGCTCAACCAACATAGGATGTTGTTACGTaacaggtgctcaataaatgacTGTCCCAGGGCTGGAAGGATATTGGGTTTGGAGACACGGTAGTAACTGTAATCTGTAGTAACTGATTGTTTTGTGGCAATCACTGCAGACTCCATTGGCTGACTCCAAGGGGTAGAACTAAATTCAGGGGAAGGAAGTTGATGTGAATAACAATTTGTGGAGAGATGCCTATAGCTAAAAGCATTTGCTGTCAACCTGGTGAGTTGGTTCACTGTACCTagatggcagctcaaaaccactTACTACTCCAGGTccggggtgtgtgtggggggaactagcgccctcttctggtttctgtgggcaaTAGACTCACAAGTGGTGTATGCACACATGGCCAAaacgtacacataaaataaaataaaatttatttttaaagatttattttaagccaggcgtggtggtgcacacctttaatcctagcacttgggaggcagaggcaggtggatcgctgttagttcaaggccagcctgatctacaaagtgagtccaggacagccagggctacacagagaaatgctgtctcgaaaaaccaaaaaattaaaaatttaaaaaaataaataaaaataaaataaaagatttatttaaaaattttttgatgattccttttcattttttatgcgcattggtgttttgcttgaatgtatgtctgtgtgagggtgtcaaagcccctggaaatggagttacagacagttgtgaactgccatgttggtgctgggaattgaaccaggatcctctggaggagcagccagtgctcttaacctctgagccatctttccagccccaaatacattaaaaacaaaaacaaaccaaaagtttGCTGTCTTCATTTGCATTGTTCCTggacttgggatcataaaaaggATAGTTACTTGGTGCAACATCCTCAGGAAGAAGAACAAGGAAGATACAGTGACCCCCTCGCCGGCTGTCTTCAGGATGCTGAGGTGAGGTTGAAGTTTACACAGAGGATGTGCATTGGGCGGCTCCCCAGTTAAGTGGTCCTGCCTATCACTCTCTGGGCCCCAATCTCCCCAGGACGTTGTGT is a window encoding:
- the Cd14 gene encoding monocyte differentiation antigen CD14 codes for the protein MPTTDRPVEESVVPSLGRRTQLTIDGAIPGMVALDATRQPPDILKTAGEGVTVSSLFFFLRMLHQEHVVCLLLLLLPLVHASPATPEPCELDEDGIRCACDFSGPAPDWSSAFLCTGAVDVEFYGGGRSLEHFLKRVDTEASLGQYADVVGALPWQRLTVRAARVPAPILFGVLRVLGYSGLQELILENLEVTGTALPPLVESSGPDLNTLSLRNVSWATRDTWLAELQQWLKPGLKVLHIAHAHTLNFSCEQVRIFPGLVTLDLSDNPELGERGLSSALCPHKFPALQVLALRNAGMETPSGVCSALATLASMQLQELDLSHNSLRETAGAQRCDWPRKLNSLNLSFTELKQVPKGLPAKLSVLDLSYNRLDRKPRPDELPEVGNLSFKGNPFLDTESHSEAYNSGIATAQTCSSLAVGISGTLAVLRVARLFV